The following coding sequences lie in one Zestosphaera sp. genomic window:
- a CDS encoding tRNA (adenine-N1)-methyltransferase produces MLIYVDEKRSKVVRVVKGKTLHTDRGYLNLDDLVGLEWGSKVRLSTGVTAYVLKPTLVDLMFKSFKRVTQVIYPKDLAYIVMQSGIGEGSRVAEAGVGTGFLTAVLAWAVGSSGHVYGYEINKEYIEVALRNLEIAGLSNRVTIKNKDITQGIDERDLDALFLDMPNPWDVFPHLQSSLKPSGSVVIFVPTVNQVLRTLNYMKESKKLINISVTELMLREYQANQEALRPKSIGVTHTGYIITSRFVKEIP; encoded by the coding sequence GTGTTAATATACGTGGATGAGAAGAGGTCTAAAGTCGTTAGGGTAGTTAAGGGCAAGACTCTACATACTGATAGGGGATATCTGAACCTCGATGATTTGGTAGGTCTTGAGTGGGGGTCTAAGGTTAGGTTAAGCACTGGTGTCACGGCGTATGTCTTGAAGCCGACGTTAGTAGACCTTATGTTTAAGTCTTTCAAGAGAGTCACACAAGTGATATATCCTAAAGACTTAGCCTACATAGTGATGCAGTCAGGTATTGGAGAGGGTTCTAGAGTTGCTGAGGCGGGGGTGGGCACGGGCTTCTTAACGGCTGTCTTGGCTTGGGCAGTAGGCTCTAGTGGTCATGTGTACGGTTACGAAATCAACAAAGAATATATTGAGGTCGCTTTAAGAAATCTAGAGATTGCGGGACTCTCTAACAGAGTAACAATAAAGAATAAAGACATTACTCAAGGAATTGATGAGCGTGATTTAGACGCTCTATTCCTTGACATGCCCAACCCCTGGGACGTCTTCCCTCACCTACAAAGCTCTCTAAAGCCCTCAGGTAGCGTAGTAATTTTCGTCCCTACAGTAAATCAAGTATTAAGAACGCTGAACTACATGAAAGAATCTAAAAAACTTATCAACATCAGTGTGACAGAGTTGATGCTCAGAGAATATCAAGCAAATCAAGAAGCTCTCAGACCTAAGTCAATTGGTGTGACTCACACAGGCTACATCATTACGTCTCGTTTTGTCAAGGAAATACCCTAA
- the cutA gene encoding divalent-cation tolerance protein CutA, with the protein MATGGSRKYLLFFVTGPEDHMRELARKLVEEKLAACVNLINGIKSTYWWEGKVSEDTESLLIIKTESSKAQELISFVRSNHPYRVPEVIGLEINTGNPEYLNWILESLTTK; encoded by the coding sequence ATGGCTACAGGCGGTTCTCGCAAGTACCTACTATTCTTTGTGACAGGACCTGAGGACCACATGAGAGAGCTTGCTAGGAAGTTAGTCGAGGAAAAACTTGCTGCCTGCGTTAACTTGATCAACGGAATTAAGTCCACTTATTGGTGGGAGGGTAAAGTCAGTGAAGACACTGAGTCATTACTGATAATCAAGACCGAGTCCAGCAAAGCACAAGAGCTAATAAGCTTCGTGAGGAGTAATCACCCGTATAGAGTACCTGAAGTGATAGGACTAGAGATAAACACGGGAAACCCCGAATACCTTAACTGGATACTTGAGTCGCTGACTACTAAGTAG